From Marivirga harenae, one genomic window encodes:
- a CDS encoding efflux RND transporter periplasmic adaptor subunit, producing MKIINILIISSLLAFGACSGSEETVADGQQDTKNEISLSESQIKNTNLKVAKLEKAPLDKKITTFGALAVAPEDIAELHLVHRAFIEGTKILPGEAVQKGQVLASFSHPDILTLQSNYLAAVNNLKQLEADYQRKKTLVEDQSISLKSFQAAEAKYFEEKVNIDAKKSMLQKLGINIANLQKGNLQNVLRLRAPFNGVITEVNISNGMMVEPKESLFELINLDEMHLEFNIFPKDVDQLKEGQRVTFKLPEGNKWYESSLHFINKKVNDNSVLAHADLPEAVNLPLGAQLEVEVHITTDSLILIPKKGILRKGKETYIFVETSQGSFQKKQVQVANENEEFIGIDPKDLDQSKKYVVEGAYYLNQ from the coding sequence ATGAAAATAATCAATATATTAATCATATCATCCTTACTAGCTTTTGGGGCTTGTAGCGGATCAGAAGAAACTGTTGCTGATGGGCAACAAGACACTAAAAATGAAATTTCCCTATCTGAAAGCCAGATAAAGAACACCAATCTAAAGGTAGCAAAATTAGAAAAAGCTCCATTGGACAAAAAAATAACGACATTTGGCGCTTTAGCTGTTGCACCGGAAGATATTGCAGAATTACATCTAGTGCATCGAGCTTTTATAGAAGGTACTAAAATTTTACCTGGTGAGGCCGTTCAGAAAGGTCAGGTCTTGGCCAGCTTTTCACATCCCGACATACTTACATTACAAAGCAATTATTTAGCAGCTGTTAATAACCTAAAGCAATTGGAGGCCGATTATCAAAGGAAAAAAACCTTGGTAGAAGATCAATCTATCTCACTCAAAAGTTTTCAGGCAGCTGAAGCTAAATATTTTGAAGAAAAAGTCAACATCGATGCTAAAAAGAGCATGCTTCAAAAATTAGGGATTAATATAGCCAACTTACAAAAAGGAAATTTGCAGAATGTTTTACGCTTGAGAGCACCCTTTAATGGCGTGATTACGGAAGTGAATATTAGTAATGGAATGATGGTTGAACCAAAAGAGAGTCTTTTTGAGCTGATCAATTTGGATGAAATGCATTTGGAATTCAATATTTTCCCGAAAGATGTAGATCAACTGAAAGAAGGACAAAGAGTGACGTTTAAGCTCCCAGAGGGAAATAAATGGTATGAAAGTTCCTTGCATTTCATTAATAAAAAGGTCAACGACAATAGTGTTTTAGCACATGCTGATTTGCCTGAAGCAGTAAATCTTCCATTAGGTGCGCAACTTGAAGTAGAGGTTCACATTACAACAGATAGTCTGATACTGATACCAAAAAAAGGAATCCTGCGAAAGGGGAAGGAAACCTATATTTTTGTTGAAACTTCTCAGGGAAGCTTTCAAAAAAAGCAAGTGCAGGTAGCAAATGAAAATGAAGAATTTATAGGAATTGATCCAAAAGATTTAGATCAAAGTAAAAAGTATGTGGTTGAAGGCGCGTATTATTTAAACCAATAA